A genomic region of SAR324 cluster bacterium contains the following coding sequences:
- a CDS encoding sugar ABC transporter substrate-binding protein has protein sequence MNSLKKFAKISFLISVSLLLSSAVFAKKTIEFIQWWEPELPKGSFRAIMDDFEKANPDIEVKLISGPYPNIKDQIIVGAATGTLSDVVGLDGAWVNDLAKQGAITDMNPLMSQGTLDTKEIAAIIKLDGGSYMFPVASFIYPIFVNLDMMNEVGLRGMPRTRGEFFEAAKKLTDKSKNQYGWVLPLSLETPWGVQNDVMSWVWASGGNMMKDGKPDLQNKDVVEVLKFVNEMHKAGVISPGTLSKKEQDKVEEFVNERVGMMVGTLAHINLIKKRNPKLNFSITEMPVTKGFKDKSGIMYAAWGIGVSEHSENKKEAWKLVEYLMSAEVNSRLVSIANAFPGNVKGQPDFVKTDRQFEKAFAMFKNGYLKNEFTGLPVAGELMRILDEEIQLMLEGEQSPEETARKAQTRWIAEF, from the coding sequence ATGAACTCTCTAAAGAAGTTTGCAAAGATCTCGTTCTTGATTTCAGTATCTCTATTATTGTCAAGTGCTGTCTTCGCCAAAAAGACAATAGAGTTTATACAATGGTGGGAGCCAGAACTACCAAAAGGAAGTTTTAGAGCCATCATGGATGACTTTGAAAAGGCGAATCCAGATATCGAAGTTAAACTTATTAGTGGGCCTTATCCTAATATTAAAGACCAGATAATTGTAGGTGCAGCGACAGGAACACTGAGTGATGTCGTAGGACTCGATGGAGCTTGGGTCAATGACCTGGCTAAGCAAGGGGCAATAACAGATATGAACCCATTGATGAGTCAGGGAACTCTGGATACAAAAGAAATTGCTGCAATCATAAAGTTGGACGGTGGAAGTTACATGTTCCCAGTGGCATCGTTCATATATCCAATATTTGTGAATTTGGATATGATGAACGAAGTGGGTTTACGAGGAATGCCTAGAACAAGAGGAGAATTCTTCGAAGCTGCAAAAAAGCTGACTGATAAGTCAAAGAATCAGTATGGCTGGGTATTACCGTTATCATTAGAAACTCCGTGGGGTGTTCAAAATGACGTAATGTCGTGGGTTTGGGCATCAGGGGGTAATATGATGAAAGATGGGAAGCCAGATCTACAGAATAAAGACGTAGTTGAAGTACTTAAATTTGTTAATGAAATGCACAAAGCAGGAGTAATATCACCAGGAACATTATCCAAAAAGGAGCAGGATAAAGTCGAAGAATTTGTCAATGAGCGAGTCGGTATGATGGTTGGGACACTTGCCCATATCAACTTAATCAAAAAGAGAAACCCAAAATTGAATTTCTCTATTACTGAAATGCCAGTAACTAAAGGGTTCAAAGATAAGAGTGGGATAATGTATGCAGCCTGGGGCATAGGTGTCAGCGAGCATTCAGAAAACAAAAAGGAAGCCTGGAAACTTGTTGAATATTTAATGAGCGCTGAGGTCAATAGCAGATTAGTGTCAATTGCAAATGCGTTTCCTGGAAATGTAAAAGGTCAACCGGATTTTGTGAAAACAGACCGGCAATTTGAAAAGGCATTTGCGATGTTTAAAAATGGATATCTCAAAAATGAGTTTACAGGGTTGCCTGTCGCTGGTGAATTGATGAGAATTTTGGATGAAGAAATTCAATTAATGCTGGAAGGAGAACAATCTCCTGAAGAAACAGCTAGAAAGGCCCAGACAAGGTGGATAGCTGAATTCTAA